A genomic stretch from Enterobacter dykesii includes:
- the fre gene encoding NAD(P)H-flavin reductase: protein MTTLSCKVTSVDAITDTVYRVRLVPEAPFSFRAGQYLMVVMDERDKRPFSMASTPAEQEFIELHIGASELNLYAMAVMDRILKEREIVVDIPHGDAWLRDDEDRPLILIAGGTGFSYVRSILLTALARNPDRDITIYWGGREEKHLYDLSELEALSVTHPNLRIEPVVEQPEEGWRGRSGTVLTAVLQDHGTLAGHDIYIAGRFEMAKIARDLFCNERDAREDRLFGDAFAFI, encoded by the coding sequence ATGACAACCTTAAGCTGTAAAGTGACCTCGGTAGATGCCATCACCGACACCGTATATCGCGTCCGTTTAGTGCCAGAAGCGCCATTCTCTTTCCGCGCGGGTCAGTACCTGATGGTCGTGATGGATGAGCGTGATAAGCGTCCTTTCTCCATGGCCTCCACGCCAGCGGAGCAGGAATTTATTGAGCTTCATATTGGTGCGTCAGAGCTTAACCTGTATGCGATGGCGGTGATGGATCGGATCCTGAAGGAACGTGAAATCGTGGTGGATATTCCGCACGGCGATGCGTGGCTGCGCGATGACGAAGACCGTCCGCTGATCCTGATCGCTGGCGGTACGGGCTTCTCTTATGTGCGCTCTATTCTGTTGACCGCCCTGGCGCGTAACCCGGACCGTGATATCACGATCTACTGGGGTGGCCGCGAAGAGAAACATCTGTACGACCTGTCTGAACTGGAAGCGCTGAGCGTAACCCATCCTAACCTGCGCATTGAGCCGGTGGTTGAGCAGCCGGAAGAGGGCTGGCGTGGTCGTAGCGGGACGGTGCTGACGGCGGTGCTGCAGGATCATGGCACGCTGGCAGGGCACGATATCTATATCGCTGGCCGTTTCGAGATGGCGAAAATTGCCCGCGACCTGTTCTGTAACGAACGTGACGCGCGTGAAGACCGCCTGTTCGGCGATGCTTTTGCGTTTATCTAA